Proteins encoded within one genomic window of Aspergillus nidulans FGSC A4 chromosome VII:
- a CDS encoding uncharacterized protein (transcript_id=CADANIAT00008559) — protein MPSRLSTPVLTVDTAKIHKVDTANTQSLHGMWMVFSKCADFMEEGRRLENLSWRLWTRETFCVEPESSSDTSVLPLLRSEAADLPELSASVESAASDQAERIEKHIKRPREDYKPAVVREDSFSLGRAKEKHFTSLDLERMVLNIKEKKTLEPISPVATLTQPVVDITPRTSTPTPTPPSNTTLKRPTFALNERQKHSTESCSTTAPDGNDSDAANVNVNGSDTSVSSSGILPSKPQLIKSPSIVRGFSPSQISSSYRSQPRLSSDPDASKTQVPAKLSPLKKKGNMFTLGGSSGDEDESSFEDRMMQAPHRSSLSDQLEKRPGSNLNPKNKVATFKEQVGNLKSMKERQSGNDEDAIETDDDISESAIEDDEDSDWEDSITESGRSSVDERDMFQRVDSRPNLVSRRSLLTMMMHQPLRMGDASRSTPALQRSRLTSPNGPSIPASPPDDDEENLTMKGPGVPRSRPIIMKPTPQSVAHSPRTTRRNMLATELTESLRRHLLWERQQKSATANAFKRRHTTHDMKNLKEYPGPQNQQVAMPSSNGVADKDVAKTGSFNHYTDFGPWEYHAKGW, from the exons ATGCCTTCACGACTTTCGACACCCGTCTTGACGGTGGACACAGCAAAGATTCACAAGGTGGATACAGCAAACACACAGAGCCTCCATGGGATGTGGATGG TATTTTCCAAATGCGCAGACTTCATGGAAGAGGGCCGTCGACTAGAGAACCTCAGTTGGAGGTTGTGGACTCGCGAGACTTTCTGTGTAGAACCAGAAAGTTCCAGCGACACCTCGGTCTTGCCCTTGCTTCGTTCGGAAGCCGCCGACTTACCAGAATTGTCAGCCAGCGTGGAATCGGCTGCTTCTGACCAGGCGGAACGGATAGAAAAGCATATCAAGCGGCCCAGAGAGGACTACAAGCCTGCCGTTGTTCGGGAGGATTCATTTAGCTTAGGGCGAGCAAAGGAGAAGCATTTCACATCGTTGGACTTGGAGCGTATGGTGCTGAacatcaaggagaagaaaacttTGGAGCCAATCTCCCCGGTGGCAACCCTGACCCAACCGGTTGTCGACATCACGCCCCGGACATCTACGCCGACTCCTACCCCTCCTTCAAACACAACGCTCAAGCGGCCGACTTTCGCTCTAAACGAGCGACAGAAGCACTCGACTGAGTCGTGCTCAACGACTGCCCCAGACGGTAATGACAGCGATGCTGCTAACGTGAATGTTAATGGCTCGGACACTAGtgtttcatcttcaggcATTCTTCCCTCGAAGCCTCAGTTGATCAAGTCGCCCAGCATTGTCCGTggtttctctccttctcagatatcttcatcctACCGGTCGCAGCCTCGACTCTCGAGTGATCCGGACGCTTCTAAAACTCAAGTTCCGGCCAAACTCTCGCCTCTAAAGAAAAAGGGCAACATGTTTACGCTTGGTGGTTCCTCCGGggatgaggacgagagtTCTTTTGAAGATCGCATGATGCAGGCTCCTCACCGCAGCTCGCTATCAGACCAGCTTGAAAAGCGGCCGGGCAGTAACCTCAATCCTAAAAATAAGGTGGCAACATTCAAGGAGCAAGTGGGAAATCTCAAGTCAATGAAGGAGCGACAAAGTGGCAACGACGAGGACGCCATCGAGACcgatgatgatatctccGAGAGTGCtattgaagatgacgaagactcGGACTGGGAGGATTCAATCACTGAAAGCGGTCGTTCTAGCGTTGATGAGAGAGATATGTTCCAGCGGGTGGATTCGCGACCGAACCTGGTCTCACGCCGCTCACTTTTGACCATGATGATGCACCAGCCCCTTAGAATGGGAGATGCCTCTCGGTCTACTCCGGCTTTGCAGCGATCACGCCTTACCTCACCCAACGGCCCTTCCATTCCTGCGTCGCCCcctgatgacgacgaggagaacCTGACAATGAAGGGACCCGGTGTTCCCCGATCCAGGCCGATCATCATGAAGCCTACTCCTCAATCTGTGGCGCATTCCCCGCGTACTACCCGCCGGAACATGCTTGCTACTGAGTTGACCGAATCCCTTCGGCGCCACCTCTTGTGGGAGCGGCAGCAAAAGAGCGCGACCGCAAACGCATTCAAGCGGAGGCATACCACTCACGACATGAAGAACCTGAAGGAGTATCCAGGACCTCAAAACCAGCAGGTGGCGATGCCGAGCTCCAATGGGGTAGCTGATAAAGACGTCGCAAAGACGGGGTCCTTCAACCACTACACTGATTTTGGGCCTTGGGAATACCACGCAAAGGGGTGGTAG
- a CDS encoding chaperonin-containing T-complex subunit CCT5 (transcript_id=CADANIAT00008562) has product MAMQLDLSQASVMKDEQGRPFIIVRDQGKKKRQHGTDAVKSHIVAAKTVASIVKTSLGPRGLDKILISPDGDITVTNDGATILSQMEITNNVAKLLVELSKSQDEEIGDGTTGVVVLAAAMLEQASDLIDKGIHPIRIADGYDAACEIAVAQLDKISDEIKFTKKDTANLLKVAKTSLGSKIVSKSHDQFAQIAVDAVLSVADLERKDVDFELIKVDGKVGGALEDSLLVKGVIVDKDFSHPQMPDEVTDAKLAILTCPFEPPKPKTKHKLDITSVEEFKRLQEYEKEKFTEMIQHLKDSGANLVICQWGFDDEANHLLLQNKLPAVRWVGGPEIELIAIATNGRIVPRFEDLSADKLGTAGRVREMTFGTTREKMLVIEECANSRAVTVFVRGSNKMIIDEAKRSLHDAICVVRNLVRDNRVVYGGGAAEIACSIAVEDAAVKSPGIEQYAMRAFADALDAVPLALAENSGLSPIETLAAIKSRQVKENNSRLGVDCMLTGNNDMREHFVIDPLIGKRQQLLLATQLCRMVLKINNVIISGDDQQEY; this is encoded by the exons ATGGCGATGC AGCTTGATCTGTCTCAAG CTTCtgtgatgaaggatgagcaggGCCGACCATTTATTATCGTTCGAGA ccagggaaagaagaagagacaGCATGGCACGGATGCCGTCAAATCACACATTGTCGCAGCGAAGACTGTTGCTAGCATCGTGAAAACGTCTCTG GGTCCCCGCGGTCTTGATAAAATCTTGATTTCCCCTGACGGCGATATTACTGTTACGAACGATGGTGCTACTATCCTGTCCCAG ATGGAAATCACGAACAACGTCGCCAAACTCCTCGTCGAACTCTCCAAGTCccaggatgaagaaattgGTGATGGAACAACCGGTGTTGTCGTCCTGGCCGCGGCAATGTTGGAACAGGCTTCCGACCTCATTGACAAGGGCATCCACCCTATCCGAATTGCGGACGGTTACGATGCAGCCTGCGAAATCGCCGTGGCGCAACTTGACAAAATCAGCGACGAAATCAAATTCACAAAAAAAGACACTGCGAACCTGCTCAAGGTCGCAAAGACGAGCTTAGGTAGCAAGAT CGTCTCCAAATCGCACGATCAATTTGCGCAGATTGCCGTTGACGCAGTGCTTTCCGTTGCTGATCTCGAACGTAAAGATGTGGATTTTGAATTGATCAAGGTAGACGGAAAGGTCGGTGGGGCTCTTGAAGACTCACTCCTTGTCAAGGGTGTCATCGTGGACAAGGATTTCTCTCACCCGCAGATGCCAGATGAGGTTACAGACGCTAAGCTGGCCATTCTGACCTGCCCATTCGAACCCCCCAAGCCGAAGACAAAGCACAAGCTGGATATCACATCTGTGGAGGAGTTTAAGCGCCTGCAAGAATACGAAAAAGAGAAGTTTACAGAGATGATCCAGCATCTGAAAGACTCCGGGGCCAACCTGGTGATTTGCCAATGGGGTTTCGATGACGAGGCGaaccatcttcttctgcagaacAAGCTACCTGCTGTTCGCTGGGTGGGTGGGCCTGAAATTGAGCTGATCGCCATTGCAACAAACGGTCGAATTGTGCCTCGCTTTGAGGATCTCAGCGCAGACAAACTTGGTACAGCCGGTCGTGTGCGCGAGATGACCTTTGGTACTACGCGAGAGAAGATGCTTGTTATCGAAGAGTGCGCCAACAGCCGTGCTGTGACGGTATTTGTGCGAGGAAGCAATAAGATG ATTATCGATGAGGCAAAGCGATCACTGCACGATGCTATTTGTGTTGTTCGTAACCTAGTCAGGGATAACCGCGTCGTATATGGTGGAGGTGCAGCGGAAATTGCCTGCTCAATCGCTGTGGAGGATGCTGCTGTCAAG AGCCCTGGAATCGAGCAGTATGCCATGCGCGCGTTTGCAGATGCGCTTGATGCAGTGCCGTTGGCCCTTGCTGAGAACTCCGGTTTGAGCCCGATTGAAACACTCGCGGCCATCAAGTCGCGCCAGGTCAAGGAGAACAACTCCCGGCTGGGTGTTGACTGCATGCTGACTGGAAACAATG ATATGAGAGAACACTTTGTCATTGATCCGCTCATCGGAAAGCGACAGCAGTTGTTGCTTGCAACTCAGCTCTGCCGCATGGTTCTGAAG ATTAACAATGTCATCATCTCTGGTGACGACCAGCAGGAGTACTAA
- a CDS encoding uncharacterized protein (transcript_id=CADANIAT00008561) — MALRDKRPKCIGLSPRFRDRGPSPEGSLGLCQLGAKQAWAMSFLVLKVLGLLPNTPLTNTPMPEGESDGPGYRGALGALRRRHYKSLQSPTDFQANDN, encoded by the exons ATGGCTCTCCGAGATAAACGCCCTAAATGTATTGGGCTGAGCCCCCGGTTCCGAGACCGGGGCCCGAGCCCTGAAGGTTCTTTAGGCTTGTGCCAGCTTGGCGCAAAGCAAGCATGGGCAATGTCATTTCT GGTTCTAAAGGTACTGGGGCTCTTGCCAAACACTCCGTTGACGAACACCCCCATGCCGGAAGGAGAAAGTGATGGTCCT GGATACAGAGGGGCATTGGGTGCTCTCCGTCGTAGGCATTACAAGTCGCTACAGAGT CCTACCGATTTCCAAGCCAATGACAACTGA
- a CDS encoding sterol 14-demethylase pdmA (transcript_id=CADANIAT00008557), protein MLSPTLFSAYVLVGAIVAVLVNVIRQIFFRNKNEPPMVFHWVPFVGSTISYGMNPYKFFFSCREKYGDIYTFVMLGKKMTVYMGVKGNDFILNGKLKDLNAEEVYSPLTTPVFGSDVVYDCPNSKLMEQKKFIKFGLSQSALESHVPLIEKEVLDYIKTSPRFKGDSGVLDAPAAMAELTIYTAGSALQGKEVRKKLTAEFADLFHDLEMGFTPINFILPWAPLPQNRKRDIAHARMRETYMEIINQRRKNPDAQDHDMIWNLMHSTYKNGNPVPDKEIAHIMITLLMAGQHSSSSISAWILLRLASEPQILEELYQEQLANLKRDPRTGAFEPLQYKDLDLLPLHQNVIKETLRVHLSIHSILRKVKNPIPVPDTPYIIPTSHTLLASPGATALSDEYFPNANMWDPHRWENQRPDKEDEEGELIDYGYGAVSKRMSSPYLPFGGGRHRCIGEKFAYVNLGVIVATIVRNLKLYNVDGKTGVPATDYSSMFMGPMKPAVVGWERRFPARS, encoded by the exons ATGCTCTCCCCAACATTGTTCAGTGCCTACGTACTCGTGGGAGCCATTGTTGCAGTCCTGGTGAATGTCATCCGCCAGATCTTCTTCCGCAACAAAAATGAGCCTCCAATGGTGTTTCACTGGGTCCCTTTCGTGGGCAGTACCATCAGCTATGGAATGAATCCGTATAAgttctttttctcctgcaGGGAAAAG TACGGCGACATCTACACCTTCGTGATGCTCGGAAAAAAGATGACGGTGTACATGGGTGTTAAAGGCAacgacttcatcctcaatgGAAAACTCAAAGACCTCAATGCAGAGGAGGTTTACAGCCCACTTACAACGCCAGTCTTCGGATCTGATGTCGTCTACGATTGCCCTAATTCGAAGCTCAtggagcagaagaaatttATAAAGTTCGGCCTCTCACAAAGCGCGCTCGAATCGCACGTCCCGTTGATCGAGAAGGAGGTTTTGGATTACATCAAGACATCTCCTCGGTTTAAGGGAGACTCGGGTGTCCTTGATGCTCCCGCTGCCATGGCTGAACTTACAATCTACACTGCTGGTAGCGCACTACAAGGGAAGGAGGTTCGCAAGAAGCTCACCGCGGAATTTGCCGACCTCTTCCATGATTTGGAGATGGGCTTTACTCCAAtcaacttcatcctcccaTGGGCACCGCTTCCACAAAACCGCAAACGTGATATCGCTCATGCTCGCATGCGAGAGACCTACATGGAGATAATCAACCAACGGCGCAAGAACCCCGATGCACAAGACCACGATATGATCTGGAACCTGATGCACAGCACATACAAGAATGGAAACCCCGTGCCAGACAAGGAAATTGCCCATATCATGATTACCCTGTTGATGGCTGGCCAGCactcgtcttcgtcgattAGCGCGTGGATCCTGCTGCGACTAGCCTCGGAGCCTCAAATCCTTGAGGAGCTTTACCAAGAGCAGCTTGCCAATCTTAAGCGTGACCCCCGCACCGGCGCCTTTGAACCTTTGCAATATAAAgatcttgatcttctcccgctGCATCAGAATGTCATCAAGGAGACACTCCGAGTCCATTTGtccatccactccatccTCCGCAAGGTGAAGAACCCGATTCCGGTCCCCGACACTCCCTACATTATCCCAACCAGTCATACCCTCTTGGCTTCTCCCGGTGCAACGGCGCTCAGTGACGAATACTTTCCCAACGCGAACATGTGGGATCCGCATCGTTGGGAGAATCAACGGCCTGAcaaggaggacgaagagggagagcTAATTGATTATGGCTATGGTGCTGTGTCCAAGCGTATGAGTAGCCCGTATTTACCCTTCGGCGGCGGTCGACACCGGTGTATCGGTGAGAAGTTTGCATACGTCAACTTGGGCGTCATTGTCGCGACGATCGTGCGTAACCTGAAGCTCTACAATGTGGACGGAAAGACGGGGGTTCCTGCGACAGACTACTCGTCTATGTTCATGGGGCCTATGAAGCCGGCCGTTGTTGGCTGGGAACGACGCTTTCCCGCACGTTCATAG
- a CDS encoding DHHC palmitoyltransferase family protein (transcript_id=CADANIAT00008565): MGLLRTIALVILGFSAFIFTVLFGRLPVFRKTPIGLLHRIIWLHIPHGISYIDARLFNGRILRSWGQAGNYILYENHPLVLIFFTTILVIGELIFIPSAWPRISVMHQLYIPIIIALPYYFLYVSVVTKSYITPDNHAEEMKRYPYDKVIFHPGHSCETCHFLKPARSKHCSYCKRCVSRQDHHCIWLTNCVGLNNYHYFLYLLLSLSVMLTYGSWLGYSLLSQTLDRLIPPSSPVRLRKQSWPTFLNMWAAVVAYDTRIGGVTMLMFMTAPLAFAFLVYHVYLIWAGMTTNESAKWSDWKDDITDGMAFKFIGDHKRSDSPLLESAETADSWPGYSDQILVLTEGDPPKEGHQVHKSSNDVIQPTNPDAPIDRRFARVRSMKEIDNIYDLGFWNNLCHVFGNYAAGKAHRA, translated from the exons ATGGGGCTTCTACGGACGATCGCCCTCGTGATCCTGGGGTTTTCAGCTTTTATTTTTACTGTTCTTTTCGGGAGACTTCCTGTATTTCG GAAAACGCCGATCGGCCTACTCCATAGGATTATCTGGTTACATATCCCGCATGGAATATCATACATTGATGCTCGTTTGTTTAATGGACGGATCCTGAGATCCTGGGGCCAAGCTGGCAACTATATCCTCTACGAAAATCATCCCCTCGTGCTT ATATTCTTTACGACAATCCTTGTCATTGGGGAACTCATATTCATTCCCAGTGCTTGGCCCAGGATCTCGGTGATGCATCAACTCTACATTCCCATCATCATAGCCCTGCCTTACTACTTCTTGTATGTGAGTGTTGTTACAAAATCATACATCACGCCGGACAATCAcgcggaggagatgaagcgCTATCCTTACGACAAGGTCATATTCCACCCAGGCCACAGCTGTGAAACGTGCCACTTTCTCAAACCAGCGAGAAGTAAACATTGCAGCTACTGCAAGCGCTGCGTCTCCCGGCAAGACCATCATTGCATATGGCTCACCAACTGCGTCGGTCTGAACAATTACCATTACTTTTTGTATCTCTTGCTGTCACTAAGCGTCATGCTGACTTACGGCTCATGGCTTGGCTACTCCCTCTTGTCTCAGACATTAGACAGACTCATCCCTCCCAGCTCGCCCGTGCGCTTGAGAAAACAAAGCTGGCCAACGTTTCTCAACATGTGGGCGGCGGTAGTAGCCTATGATACTCGGATCGGGGGAGTTACGATGCTGATGTTTATGACGGCACCACTGGCGTTCGCTTTTCTCGTCTACCATGTCTATCTCATCTGGGCAGGAATGACGACGAATGAGAGCGCCAAATGGTCTGACTGGAAAGACGACATAACCGACGGAATGGCATTCAAGTTTATTGGCGACCATAAAAGAAGCgattctcctcttcttgaatCCGCCGAAACTGCGGATTCCTGGCCTGGGTACAGCGATCAAATACTTGTGCTTACAGAGGGAGACCCTCCGAAAGAAGGGCATCAGGTTCACAAAAGCTCTAACGATGTTATACAACCAACTAATCCTGATGCGCCTATTGATCGGAGGTTTGCTCGTGTTAGAAGCATGAAGGAAATTGACAATATTTACGATCTGGGCTTTTGGAATAACCTTTGTCATGTATTTGGAAACTACGCTGCGGGCAAAGCTCACCGTGCTTAG
- a CDS encoding uncharacterized protein (transcript_id=CADANIAT00008558) codes for MVQLGQPGVRQCFQVFGFIVNGLRKVRQGAGTDLVHKAVILNLVRINNRRPFTTAPQLP; via the coding sequence ATGGTGCAGCTCGGCCAGCCCGGCGTCCGCCAATGCTTCCAAGTCTTCGGATTCATTGTCAATGGGCTCAGGAAAGTCCGTCAAGGTGCAGGCACTGATTTAGTCCACAAAGCCGTTATTTTGAATCTGGTGAGAATCAACAATAGGCGGCCATTTACAACAGCGCCTCAACTGCCGTGA
- a CDS encoding putative transcription factor Rap1 (transcript_id=CADANIAT00008564) — translation MSHNEQHGGFVKLLEKDADVQIVDHRRKNLPANAYSYQFIEKSIQKGRLENLEAYKAGPSTTRPVGASNIPTKGQRAAFTIEEDQLIYDYMQHYERDPLSSVMGNKIYQLFAANHPGHTWQSWRDRYLKRLRGRPRPGGMSKSNDATAVREEDRKSQPIPAPTSTAHPVVPATQRDETSVQPRERKRKRSPEPTVSGSRTSNGTLSTQQRTTNRHPTPSAPQVATISPASASQQRKLPQLDTLPSPKRVKTTTTRISGIILPQENGPTEEAMDKDPADESNTSIDSVFLELPFLPSSPVAEEAPEQDIDSWIDSRVRAGKGSEDQVIEALQCTSMDPDLAEKVLESLSAGKGIPTNMRGVWTAQDDRDLEAQNTRDIQRVIEKHGDLLNYRWDYLNMTRAAAR, via the exons ATGTCCCACAACGAA CAACATGGCGGCTTTGTTAAGCTTCTTGAAAAGGACGCAGACGTGCAAATAGTGGACCACAGAAGGAAGAATCTCCCAGCCAATGC ATATTCCTATCAATTCATTGAAAAGTCTATTCAAAAAGGCAGACTAGAGAACCTTGAGGCTTACAAAGCTGGGCCATCTACAACTCGCCCCGTCGGGGCGTCCAATATTCCAACAAAAGGCCAAAGAGCAGCATTTACGATAGAGGAGGACCAGCTCATTTATGATTATATGCAACATTATGAACGGGATCCACTTTCATCTGTCATGGGTAATAAAATTTATCAGCTCTTTGCAGCAAAT CATCCGGGACATACATGGCAATCATGGCGAGATAGGTATCTCAAGAGGCTTCGGGGCCGTCCACGTCCAGGCGGAATGTCAAAATCAAATGACGCTACGGCTGTCCGTGAAGAAGACCGCAAAAGCCAGCCTATCCCTGCGCCTACATCTACAGCTCATCCAGTAGTACCGGCTACTCAGAGAGACGAGACTTCAGTGCAACCACGAGAGAGAAAGCGGAAACGAAGTCCAGAACCCACAGTGTCTGGTTCCCGCACATCTAACGGCACGTTGAGCACACAGCAAAGAACAACAAATCGGCATCCAACACCATCAGCTCCGCAAGTTGCCACAATATCTCCAGCATCAGCGAGCCAGCAGAGAAAGTTACCTCAACTTGATACGCTCCCCAGCCCCAAAAGAGTAAAGACCACAACAACTCGAATTTCAGGGATAATCCTACCTCAAGAAAATGGACCCActgaagaagccatggacAAAGACCCTGCTGATGAATCTAACACAAGTATTGACAGCGTTTTTCTGGAGCTACCATTCCTCCCGTCAAGCCCGGTGGCTGAGGAGGCACCTGAGCAAGACATTGATTCGTGGATAGATAGCCGGGTTCGCGCGGGAAAGGGCAGCGAGGATCAAGTTATCGAGGCTTTGCAATGTACCAGCATGGACCCGGatttggcggagaaggtgcTGGAGTCTTTGTCTGCGGGGAAGGGCATACCGACCAACATGCGTGGAGTATGGACGGCACAAGATGATAGAGATCTGGAGGCGCAAAACACACGTGATATTCAGCGGGTCATAGAGAAGCATGGCGACTTGTTGAATTACCGGTGGGATTATCTAAACATGACAAGAGCCGCAGCTAGATAG
- a CDS encoding protein hepA (transcript_id=CADANIAT00008563) — MPPSVAVLSDDESTGESIPYEEAEDKRNGVDDANHADEDEDEDEDEDVYVVEKILGHRFKGDGTLLFQVKWQGYDDPRDETLEPEENLEGAQELLEEYFKLIGGRPEKPSKKRKSVGRPPKAASANKPEPKRRRRSRAADTEETNTSEEKAKIKESVAPDWVPKSKNWENEVKTVDTIVREDGGLVAYLHWNNGKKSKVSIETCYDKCPRKMLKFYEQHLVFKDSDA, encoded by the exons ATGCCGC CATCCGTGGCCGTTTTGTCAGACGACGAATCCACTGGAGAATCTATCCCTTacgaggaagccgaggatAAAAGGAATGGGGTCGACGATGCTAATCAtgcagatgaggatgaggatgaggatgaggatgaggacgt CTACGTCGTCGAGAAGATATTAGGACACAGATTCAAGGGTGAT GGCACATTGTTGTTCCAAGTGAAGTGGCAAGGCTACGATGATCCTAGAGACGAGACTCTCGAACCAGAGGAGAACCT CGAAGGTGCACAAGAACTTCTGGAGGAGTACTTCAAGCTTATAGGAGGACGACCCGAGAAGCCTTCCAAAAAGCGCAAGTCTGTGGGACGGCCACCAAAAGCAGCGTCGGCAAATAAGCCAGAACCGAAGCGACGCAGAAGGTCACGAGCAGCAGATACTGAAGAAACAAACACTAGTGAGGAAAAGGCGAAGATAAAGGAAAGCGTAGCGCCCGATTGGGTGCCGAAGTCCAAAAATTGGGAGAACGAAGTCAAGACAGTCGATACTATTGTGCGCGAGGATGGCGGACTGGTTGCGTATCTTCACTGGAATAACGGCAAGAAGTCAAAGGTGTCCATCGAAACATGTTATGACAAATGCCCACGCAAAATGCTCAAATTTTACGAACAACACTT AGTTTTTAAAGACTCGGATGCGTAA
- a CDS encoding uncharacterized protein (transcript_id=CADANIAT00008560) translates to MRFISFRHGYGSIRQPVRKTVNLSPFKLLRGIESNLPFFFWWLSLRFVFALTGTHIFAQLINLLCHFMC, encoded by the coding sequence ATGCGATTCATCTCCTTTCGCCACGGATATGGCTCGATTAGGCAGCCCGTTCGGAAGACTGTGAATCTGTCTCCGTTCAAGCTCTTGCGTGGGATCGAGTCGAAcctgcctttttttttttggtggcTGTCGCTCAGGTTTGTTTTCGCACTTACTGGAACTCATATTTTCGCTCAGTTGATCAATCTACTCTGCCACTTCATGTGCTAG